In Oryza brachyantha chromosome 1, ObraRS2, whole genome shotgun sequence, the following are encoded in one genomic region:
- the LOC102712598 gene encoding protein SOGA3-like isoform X1, protein MGPSPSTQGPWWSWGVGEQGRQSIWWLERMEDAGGNGGDGGLRFSLQFDPGKPGLGRTLLGFPVSALLSHLLGWSSSSRQGTGEGSMAMAADGGGETAPAAGVAVLTSAFAAYLVSVYASDHRRRPRRRLRLRPRLDGLDSSARPRAVPTPDDGLRIVSSNEESLENVIHGASVGAGDDEPDIVARVVMTPTDDMAAGANADGGETGNDGRSGKEREEEVARVKELWLSLMEREQRLQLRLAELDELREQEANARELERRVGVAAVEARLLELKAASLQEENRRLEAQASELDAVRAKLARTKEKLRELRARVEREQEAAEREAAALRDRASELERNGEARESAMAAEAAALRCRVAELEKGGEERERALAAETEAVRQRMAELEKNVEERERALAAEEAELRTANAGLEEENMELALRLQEAEQTASTVNLVLKEDVVKEATHLRETNERLTRQIEQLHADHCAHVEELVYLKWVNACLRYELRSHDDGGDGGGAGRLSARDLSKSMSFRSSEKAKELMLKYGTHGLDGFDPSIFSPLHESLYSDDFEGRKPSGDVHETPRSPSSSVAMASAAAAAGGAAADESPSRRSGHGKLKFLGNIKKLLPTGKKGHGHGRGDRRSSKKATAPPRDEHLEKALQWLSSHDALYDDDDDDDDESYGSTPLTSSCERTPLSSVTTTGSMHARIGGGGETASAAASRLLEAETARTRSDAGASYAREPASRYHALRPDHPARDGRQDDDVGPRASPERRELRRRSEELRSPAAMYASARRGPMQPLHSNA, encoded by the exons ATGGGGCCATCTCCAAGTACACAAGGGCCATGGTGGTCATGGGGAGTTGGAGAGCAGGGCAGGCAAAGCATATGGTGGCTTGAGAGGATGGAAGACGCTGGTGGTAatggaggagacggcggcctGAGATTCTCCCTCCAGTTTGATCCCGGCAAGCCGGGGCTTGGCCGCACTCTGCTCGGCTTCCCCGTCTCTGCTCTGCTCAGTCATCTCCTAGgttggagcagcagcagcagacagGGGACAGGGGAGGGGtccatggcgatggcggcggatggcggcggcgagacggcgccggcggcgggtgtTGCTGTGCTCACCTCTGCCTTTGCTGCCTACCTCGTCTCCGTGTACGCGTCCGAtcaccggcggcgccctcgccgtcgtctccggcTCCGGCCGCGTCTGGATGGGCTGGATTCTT CGGCTAGGCCCCGTGCTGTACCAACGCCCGATGATGGCCTCAGGATTGTTTCGTCAAAT GAGGAATCTTTGGAGAACGTGATCCACGGCGCGTCGGTCGGAGCCGGGGACGACGAGCCGGATATTGTGGCGAGGGTTGTGATGACTCCCACCGACGACATGGCCGCCGGAGCgaacgccgacggcggcgagacggGGAACGACGGGCGGTCGGGGAaagagcgggaggaggaggtggcgaggGTGAAGGAGCTGTGGCTGTCGCTCATGGAGCGGGAGCAGAGGCTGCAGCTCCGGCTGGCGGAGCTCGACGAGCTGCGTGAGCAGGAGGCGAACGCGCGTGAGCTCGagcggcgcgtcggcgtcgccgccgtggaggcgcggctgctggagctcaaggccgcctcGCTGCAGGAGGAGAACCGGAGGCTGGAGGCGCAGGCGTCGGAGCTCGACGCCGTCAGGGCCAAGCTGGCACGCACCAAGGAGAAGCTGCGGGAGCTCAGGGCGCGGGTGGAGCGCGAGCAGGAGGCGGCcgagcgcgaggcggcggcgctccgtgacagggcgagcgagctggagaggaacggcgaggcgagggagagcgccatggcggcggaggccgcggcgcTCCGGTGCAGGGTGGCGGAGCTGGAGaagggcggcgaggagagggAGCGCGCCCTGGCGGCGGAGACCGAGGCGGTCCGGCAGAGGATGGCGGAGCTGGAGAAGAACGTGGAGGAGCGAGAGCGCGCcctggcggcggaggaggcggagctgcGGACGGCGAACGCCGGACTGGAGGAAGAGAACATGGAGCTTGCGCTCAGGTTGCAGGAAGCAGAGCAGACAGCCTCCACGGTTAATCTCGTGCTCAAG GAGGACGTCGTCAAGGAGGCTACCCACCTGAGGGAAACCAACGAGCGGCTGACGCGGCAGATCGAGCAGCTGCACGCCGACCACTGCGCGCACGTCGAGGAGCTCGTCTACCTCAAGTGGGTCAACGCCTGCCTCCGCTACGAGCTGCGCagccacgacgacggcggtgacggcggcggcgccggacgcCTGTCGGCGAGGGACCTGAGCAAGAGCATGAGCTTCCGGTCCAGCGAGAAGGCCAAGGAGCTCATGCTCAAGTACGGCACCCACGGCCTCGACGGCTTCGACCCCTCCATCTTCTCCCCGCTCCACGAGTCGCTCTAcagcgacgacttcgaggGCCGCAAGCCGAGCGGCGATGTGCACGAGACGCCGCGGAGCCCGAGCTCGTCCGTGGCGatggcctccgccgccgccgccgcgggcggcgcTGCTGCGGACGAGTCCCCGTCGAGACGCAGCGGGCATGGCAAGCTCAAGTTCCTGGGGAACATCAAGAAGCTCCTCCCGACCGGCAAAAAAGGGCACGGGCACGGCCGCGGCGACCGGAGGAGCAGCAAGAaagcgacggcgccgccgcgggacgAGCACCTAGAGAAGGCGCTGCAGTGGCTCTCCAGCCACGACGCGCtgtacgacgacgacgacgacgacgacgacgagtccTACGGGAGCACGCCGCTGACGTCGTCGTGCGAGCGGACGCCGCTGAGCAGCGTGACGACCACGGGCTCCATGCACGCCCgcatcggcggtggcggggagACGGCGTCCGCGGCCGCGTCGAGGCTGCTGGAGGCGGAGACGGCACGGACGAGGAGCGACGCCGGCGCGTCCTACGCGCGCGAGCCGGCGAGCCGGTATCACGCGCTCCGGCCGGACCACCCCGCCAGGGACGGGAGGCAAGACGACGACGTGGGGCCCCGCGCGTCGCCGGAGAGGCGGGAGCTGAGGCGGCGGTCCGAGGAGCTGAGAAGCCCGGCGGCGATGTACGCGAGTGCACGACGGGGTCCCATGCAACCACTGCACAGCAACGCTTAA
- the LOC102712043 gene encoding 1-aminocyclopropane-1-carboxylate oxidase 1-like, whose protein sequence is MEIPVVDLKGLAGADDDDRSRTMAKLHEACKDWGFFWVENHGVDAALMEEVKRFVYGHYDDHLKNRFYASDLAKNLTTKDDVGGGGGDGDGALSENADWETTYFIQHRPKNNAADFPEIPAAAREALDAYIAQVVSLAELLAECMSLNLGLDAARLRDAFAPPFVGTKFAMYPACPRPDLVWGLRAHTDAGGIILLLQDDAVGGLEFHRAGREWVPVGPTERGRLFVNIGDQVEVLSGGAYKSVVHRVAAGTEGRRLSVATFYNPGPDAVVAPATAAAAAAPYPGPYRYGDYLDYYQGTKFGDKAARFQAVKKLFG, encoded by the exons ATGGAGATCCCGGTGGTTGATCTCAagggcctcgccggcgccgacgacgacgacaggtCGCGCACCATGGCGAAGCTCCACGAGGCCTGTAAGGACTGGGGCTTCTTCTGG GTGGAGAACCACGGCGTGGACGCGGCGCTTATGGAGGAGGTGAAGCGCTTCGTGTACGGCCACTACGACGACCACCTCAAGAACAGGTTCTACGCCTCCGACCTCGCCAAGAATCTGACGACGAAGGACgacgtcggtggcggcggcggcgacggcgacggcgcgctctCCGAGAACGCCGACTGGGAGACCACCTACTTCATCCAGCACCGCCCCAAGAACAACGCCGCCGACTTCCCGGAgatcccggcggcggcgagggaggcgctGGACGCGTACATCGCCCAGGTGGTGTCCCTCGCCGAGCTGCTCGCCGAGTGCATGAGCCTCAACCTGGGCCTCGACGCCGCCCGCCTCCGGGACGCCTTCGCGCCGCCGTTCGTCGGGACCAAGTTCGCCATGTACCCGGCCTGCCCGCGCCCGGACCTCGTCTGGGGCCTCCGCGCCCAcaccgacgccggcggcatcATCCTGCTCCTCCAggacgacgccgtcggcggccTCGAGTTCCACAGGGCCGGCCGCGAGTGGGTCCCCGTCGGCCCGACGGAGCGCGGCAGGCTGTTCGTCAACATCGGCGACCAGGTGGAGGTGCTCAGCGGCGGGGCGTACAAGAGCGTCGTccaccgcgtcgccgccggcaccgaGGGCCGCCGCCTGTCCGTGGCAACGTTCTACAACCCCGGCCCGGACGCCGTGgtcgcgccggcgacggcggccgcggcggcggcgccgtacCCGGGGCCGTACAGGTACGGCGACTACCTGGACTACTACCAGGGCACCAAGTTCGGCGACAAGGCGGCCAGGTTCCAGGCCGTCAAGAAGCTGTTCGGTTAG
- the LOC102712598 gene encoding protein SOGA3-like isoform X2: MEDAGGNGGDGGLRFSLQFDPGKPGLGRTLLGFPVSALLSHLLGWSSSSRQGTGEGSMAMAADGGGETAPAAGVAVLTSAFAAYLVSVYASDHRRRPRRRLRLRPRLDGLDSSAARPRAVPTPDDGLRIVSSNEESLENVIHGASVGAGDDEPDIVARVVMTPTDDMAAGANADGGETGNDGRSGKEREEEVARVKELWLSLMEREQRLQLRLAELDELREQEANARELERRVGVAAVEARLLELKAASLQEENRRLEAQASELDAVRAKLARTKEKLRELRARVEREQEAAEREAAALRDRASELERNGEARESAMAAEAAALRCRVAELEKGGEERERALAAETEAVRQRMAELEKNVEERERALAAEEAELRTANAGLEEENMELALRLQEAEQTASTVNLVLKEDVVKEATHLRETNERLTRQIEQLHADHCAHVEELVYLKWVNACLRYELRSHDDGGDGGGAGRLSARDLSKSMSFRSSEKAKELMLKYGTHGLDGFDPSIFSPLHESLYSDDFEGRKPSGDVHETPRSPSSSVAMASAAAAAGGAAADESPSRRSGHGKLKFLGNIKKLLPTGKKGHGHGRGDRRSSKKATAPPRDEHLEKALQWLSSHDALYDDDDDDDDESYGSTPLTSSCERTPLSSVTTTGSMHARIGGGGETASAAASRLLEAETARTRSDAGASYAREPASRYHALRPDHPARDGRQDDDVGPRASPERRELRRRSEELRSPAAMYASARRGPMQPLHSNA; encoded by the exons ATGGAAGACGCTGGTGGTAatggaggagacggcggcctGAGATTCTCCCTCCAGTTTGATCCCGGCAAGCCGGGGCTTGGCCGCACTCTGCTCGGCTTCCCCGTCTCTGCTCTGCTCAGTCATCTCCTAGgttggagcagcagcagcagacagGGGACAGGGGAGGGGtccatggcgatggcggcggatggcggcggcgagacggcgccggcggcgggtgtTGCTGTGCTCACCTCTGCCTTTGCTGCCTACCTCGTCTCCGTGTACGCGTCCGAtcaccggcggcgccctcgccgtcgtctccggcTCCGGCCGCGTCTGGATGGGCTGGATTCTT CAGCGGCTAGGCCCCGTGCTGTACCAACGCCCGATGATGGCCTCAGGATTGTTTCGTCAAAT GAGGAATCTTTGGAGAACGTGATCCACGGCGCGTCGGTCGGAGCCGGGGACGACGAGCCGGATATTGTGGCGAGGGTTGTGATGACTCCCACCGACGACATGGCCGCCGGAGCgaacgccgacggcggcgagacggGGAACGACGGGCGGTCGGGGAaagagcgggaggaggaggtggcgaggGTGAAGGAGCTGTGGCTGTCGCTCATGGAGCGGGAGCAGAGGCTGCAGCTCCGGCTGGCGGAGCTCGACGAGCTGCGTGAGCAGGAGGCGAACGCGCGTGAGCTCGagcggcgcgtcggcgtcgccgccgtggaggcgcggctgctggagctcaaggccgcctcGCTGCAGGAGGAGAACCGGAGGCTGGAGGCGCAGGCGTCGGAGCTCGACGCCGTCAGGGCCAAGCTGGCACGCACCAAGGAGAAGCTGCGGGAGCTCAGGGCGCGGGTGGAGCGCGAGCAGGAGGCGGCcgagcgcgaggcggcggcgctccgtgacagggcgagcgagctggagaggaacggcgaggcgagggagagcgccatggcggcggaggccgcggcgcTCCGGTGCAGGGTGGCGGAGCTGGAGaagggcggcgaggagagggAGCGCGCCCTGGCGGCGGAGACCGAGGCGGTCCGGCAGAGGATGGCGGAGCTGGAGAAGAACGTGGAGGAGCGAGAGCGCGCcctggcggcggaggaggcggagctgcGGACGGCGAACGCCGGACTGGAGGAAGAGAACATGGAGCTTGCGCTCAGGTTGCAGGAAGCAGAGCAGACAGCCTCCACGGTTAATCTCGTGCTCAAG GAGGACGTCGTCAAGGAGGCTACCCACCTGAGGGAAACCAACGAGCGGCTGACGCGGCAGATCGAGCAGCTGCACGCCGACCACTGCGCGCACGTCGAGGAGCTCGTCTACCTCAAGTGGGTCAACGCCTGCCTCCGCTACGAGCTGCGCagccacgacgacggcggtgacggcggcggcgccggacgcCTGTCGGCGAGGGACCTGAGCAAGAGCATGAGCTTCCGGTCCAGCGAGAAGGCCAAGGAGCTCATGCTCAAGTACGGCACCCACGGCCTCGACGGCTTCGACCCCTCCATCTTCTCCCCGCTCCACGAGTCGCTCTAcagcgacgacttcgaggGCCGCAAGCCGAGCGGCGATGTGCACGAGACGCCGCGGAGCCCGAGCTCGTCCGTGGCGatggcctccgccgccgccgccgcgggcggcgcTGCTGCGGACGAGTCCCCGTCGAGACGCAGCGGGCATGGCAAGCTCAAGTTCCTGGGGAACATCAAGAAGCTCCTCCCGACCGGCAAAAAAGGGCACGGGCACGGCCGCGGCGACCGGAGGAGCAGCAAGAaagcgacggcgccgccgcgggacgAGCACCTAGAGAAGGCGCTGCAGTGGCTCTCCAGCCACGACGCGCtgtacgacgacgacgacgacgacgacgacgagtccTACGGGAGCACGCCGCTGACGTCGTCGTGCGAGCGGACGCCGCTGAGCAGCGTGACGACCACGGGCTCCATGCACGCCCgcatcggcggtggcggggagACGGCGTCCGCGGCCGCGTCGAGGCTGCTGGAGGCGGAGACGGCACGGACGAGGAGCGACGCCGGCGCGTCCTACGCGCGCGAGCCGGCGAGCCGGTATCACGCGCTCCGGCCGGACCACCCCGCCAGGGACGGGAGGCAAGACGACGACGTGGGGCCCCGCGCGTCGCCGGAGAGGCGGGAGCTGAGGCGGCGGTCCGAGGAGCTGAGAAGCCCGGCGGCGATGTACGCGAGTGCACGACGGGGTCCCATGCAACCACTGCACAGCAACGCTTAA
- the LOC102717564 gene encoding lycopene epsilon cyclase, chloroplastic, with the protein MEFSGATISAPFGCWRAAWGGGQRRPAVGTPAAEGRRRTRAGHGGAAAGLAERRGGGWMVRCVAATEKKRRGEVEFADEEDYVKGGGGELLYVQMQASKAMDDQSKISSKLLPLPDENSVLDLVIIGCGPAGLSLAAESAKKGLNVGLIGPDLPFTNNYGVWEDEFKDLGLESCIEHVWKDTIVYLDGNKPIMIGRAYGRVHRDLLHEELLRRCNDAGVTYLNSKVDKIMESPDGHRVVCCEGDREVLCRLAIVASGAASGRLLEYEVGGPRVCVQTAYGVEVEVENNPYDPSLMVFMDYRDCFKEKFSHPEQGNPTFLYAMPMSSTRVFFEETCLASKEAMPFDLLKKRLMSRLDAMGVHIRKVYEEEWSYIPVGGSLPNTDQKNLAFGAAASMVHPATGYSVVRSLSEAPRYASVISDILKNRVYSGQYLPGSSQSSSPSMLAWRTLWPQERKRQRSFFLFGLALIIQLNNEGIQTFFETFFRLPKWMWRGFLGSTLSSVDLILFAFYMFAIAPNQMRMNLVRHLLSDSTGSTMIKTYLTL; encoded by the exons ATGGAGTTCTCCGGCGCCACCATCTCGGCGCCGTTCGGTTGCTGGCGGGCGGCGTGGGGcggcgggcagcggcggccggcggtggggACGCCGGCCGCGGAgggcaggaggaggacgcgcgccggccacggcggcgcggcggcggggctcgcggagcggcgcggcggcgggtggatGGTGAGGtgcgtggcggcgacggagaagaagcgccgcggcgaggtggagttcgccgacgaggaggactacgtcaagggcggcggcggcgagctgctcTACGTGCAAATGCAGGCGTCCAAGGCCATGGACGACCAGTCTAAGATCTCCTCCAAG CTGTTGCCCTTACCCGATGAAAATTCAGTTCTTGATTTGGTAATCATTGGCTGCGGTCCTGCTGGCTTATCCCTAGCAGCAGAGTCGGCTAAGAAAGGGCTCAACGTTGGTCTCATTGGCCCTGATCTTCCATTCACGAACAACTACGGTGTATGGGAGGATGAATTTAAAG ACCTGGGCCTGGAGAGCTGTATTGAACATGTTTGGAAGGATACTATCGTATACCTAGACGGTAACAAGCCAATTATGATTGGCCGTGCATATGGCAGGGTTCACAGGGACTTACTGCATGAGGAGTTGCTGAGAAG ATGTAATGACGCTGGCGTCACATACCTCAACTCGAAGGTGGACAAGATCATGGAATCTCCAGATGGACATCGGGTAGTCTGTTGTGAAGGGGATCGTGAGGTACTTTGCAGGCTTGCCATTGTTGCGTCTGGAGCAGCATCTGGTAGGCTTCTCGAGTATGAGGTTGGTGGTCCACGTGTCTGTGTGCAGACTGCATATGGTGTAGAAGTCGAG gtGGAGAACAATCCATATGACCCCAGCTTAATGGTTTTCATGGACTACAGAGATTGCTTCAAAGAGAAATTCTCACATCCCGAGCAAGGAAATCCAACCTTCCTCTATGCCATGCCCATGTCATCCACACGagttttctttgag GAAACATGCCTAGCTTCTAAAGAAGCAATGCCCTTCGACCTCCTTAAGAAGCGGTTGATGTCTCGGCTGGATGCGATGGGAGTTCATATTCGAAAAGTATACGAGGAG GAATGGTCCTACATTCCTGTTGGAGGATCCTTACCAAATACAGACCAGAAAAATCTCGCATTTGGTGCGGCAGCAAGTATGGTGCATCCTGCAACCG gatACTCGGTGGTTAGATCATTGTCTGAAGCTCCAAGATATGCCTCTGTGATATCTGATATCTTGAAAAACCGTGTCTACTCTGGACAATATTTACCTGGAAGCTCTCAAAGTTCTAGTCCATCAATGCTTG CATGGAGAACACTATGGCCTCAAGAACGGAAACGTCAACGATCATTCTTCCTTTTTGGGTTGGCTTTGATAATCCAACTGAATAACGAAGGCATCCAGACATTCTTTGAAACCTTTTTCCGGTTACCCAAATG GATGTGGCGAGG